The Castanea sativa cultivar Marrone di Chiusa Pesio chromosome 11, ASM4071231v1 genome contains a region encoding:
- the LOC142615830 gene encoding T-complex protein 1 subunit alpha-like — protein MLPIREEKKKEKKKKKEERRRGIPKPFRLKLYAPFSSSLFFFYSEHSRNSPSKLSASLSLSLSLSANKKMGTLDILGDRQSGQDVRTQNVMACGAVANIVKSSLGPVGLDKMLVDDIGDVTITNDGATILKMLEVEHPAAKVLVELAELQDREVGDGTTSVVIIAAELLKRANDLVRNNIHPTSIISGYRLAMREACKYVEEKLAVKVEKLGKDCLINCAKTSMSSKLISGDSDFFANLVVEAVQSVKMTNARGEVRYPIKGINILKAHGKSAKDSYLLNGYALNTGRAAQGMPIRAAPAKIACLDFNLQKTKMQMGVQVLVSDPRELEKIREREADMTKERIQRLLKAGANVVLTTKGIDDMALKYFVEAGAIAVRRVRKEDMRHVAKATGATMVSTFADMEGEESFDSSLLGYADEVVEERIADDDVILIKGTKTTSAVSLILRGANDYMLDEMERSLHDSLSIVKRTLESNTVVAGGGAVEAALSGYLECLATTLGSREQLAIAEFAESLLIIPKVLAVNAAKDATDLVAKLRAYHTIAQTQADKKHLSSMGLDLLKGTVRNNLEAGVIEPAMSKVKIIQFATEAAITILRIDDMIRLVKDEGQGDQD, from the exons ATGCTGCCtattagagaagaaaaaaaaaaagaaaagaaaaaaaaaaaagaagaacgacGTCGTGGCATCCCAAAACCCTTTCGCTTAAAACTTTACGctccattttcttcttctctcttcttcttttattctgAACATTCAAGAAACTCTCCTAGTAaactctctgcctctctctctctctctctctctctctcagctaaCAAGAAAATGGGAACCCTTGACATTCTCGGCGATCGCCAGTCCGGTCAAGACGTTCGCACCCAAAacg TGATGGCGTGTGGAGCAGTTGCTAATATTGTCAAATCCTCACTAGGTCCTGTCGGACTCGACAAG ATGCTTGTTGATGATATTGGAGATGTGACAATTACTAATGATGGTGCTACAATACTGAAGATGTTAGAAGTTGAGCACCCTGCTGCCAAG GTACTCGTGGAGTTGGCAGAACTTCAAGACCGAGAAGTTGGAGATGGGACAACATCAGTGGTCATTATAGCTGCAGAGTTGCTGAAG AGAGCAAATGATTTGGTGAGGAACAACATTCACCCTACGTCTATAATCAGTGGTTACAGA CTTGCTATGAGGGAGGCATGCAAATATGTGGAGGAAAAATTGGCTGTGAAG gTTGAAAAGCTTGGAAAAGATTGTCTAATTAACTGTGCCAAGACAAGCATGTCCTCAAAGTTGATATCTGGTGACAGTGACTTCTTTGCAAATCTG GTTGTGGAAGCTGTGCAATCTGTTAAAATGACAAATGCACGGGGGGAAGTCAGATACCCAATTAAG ggaattaatattttgaaagcTCATGGCAAAAGTGCAAAAGATAGCTATCTTTTGAATGGGTATGCTCTAAATACGGGTCGTGCTGCCCAAGGTATGCCTATTAGAGCTGCCCCTGCAAAGATTGCCTGTCTTGACTTTAATCTTCAGAAGACAAAGATGCAAATGGGTGTCCAAGTCTTAGTCAGTGATCCCAGGGAGCTTGAAAAAATTCGTGAAAG AGAAGCTGATATGACCAAAGAACGCATTCAGAGACTTTTGAAAGCTGGAGCCAATGTTGTTCTAACAACAAAAGGGATTGATGACATGGCACTTAAG TACTTTGTTGAGGCTGGGGCCATTGCCGTGAGACGTGTTCGCAAGGAGGATATGCGCCATGTTGCCAAGGCAACAGGTGCAACCATG GTCTCAACATTTGCTGATATGGAAGGAGAGGAATCATTTGATTCTTCACTGTTAGGATATGCAGATGAAGTTGTTGAGGAGCGCATTGCTGATGATGATGTGATATTGATAAAGGGGACTAAAACTACAAGTGCG GTTTCCTTGATTCTCCGAGGGGCGAATGACTATATGCTTGATGAGATGGAGAGATCTCTGCATGATTCTCTTTCTATTGTTAAAAGGACCCTTGAATCCAATACg GTGGTTGCAGGTGGAGGTGCAGTTGAGGCTGCCTTGTCTGGGTATTTGGAGTGCCTTGCTACAACTTTAGGATCCCGTGAACAGTTGGCAATTGCTGAATTTGCCGAATCTCTGTTAATTATCCCAAAG GTGCTTGCTGTCAATGCTGCTAAGGATGCCACTGATTTAGTTGCAAAACTACGGGCTTACCATACCATAGCACAAACCCAAGCTGATAAGAAGCATTTATCCAG CATGGGACTGGACCTTTTGAAGGGAACAGTTCGTAACAACTTAGAAGCCGGAGTCATTGAGCCTGCAATGAGTAAAGTGAAGATAATTCAG TTTGCGACTGAAGCAGCAATAACAATTCTTCGAATTGATGACATGATCAGGCTTGTCAAAGATGAAGGTCAGGGTGACCAGGATTAG